Genomic DNA from Halobaculum sp. MBLA0147:
GGGACGGCGGACGCCTACCTCGACGCGGTCGCGCACGCCCTCGACGGCGACACACTCGTCGCCGACGACGCGACCGTCGAGGACAGCGAGTTGGGCGAGAACGTCCACGTGATGAGCGGTGCCGAGGTCGTCGACGCGAGTCTGTCGAACACGGTCGTCTTCGACGACGCACGGATCGCAGACAGCACACTCGAACGGTCCGTCGTCGACGAGGCGGCGACCGTCGAGGATCTGGACCTCCGCGAGACGCTGCTCGGCCAACACTCCCGCCTCGTCGGGAACTGACCGCCGCGCGTCTCACGCCGGCGAGTGCACGGGGTGACATCGGTCGACCCACCTCCTCACGCCAGTTTCGCGTCCGTGACGACGATCCGCCCGCGAGTGCCGTCCCACTCCGTCTCGTACGTCAACTCGATCTCGCGGTCCATGTGTGGCCCGTCGGTGACGAACGTCTCGAACTCTCCACCTTCGCCGAGCGGGTGGACGCCGTACTGCTCGCGCAGTTCGATCAGTTCGGCCAGCGCCTCGTGATCGAGCGTCCGCCCGAGCCACGACTCGTCGAGCCCGGCGGCGGCGACCTGGAGGATCGTGATCTCGAAGCCGGCGTCCAGCATCGCCTCGGCCAACGCCACCGGGTCCTCCTGCCACAGCGGCGCGAACAACTCGATCCCGAGGCGGTCACACATCCCCTCGATCCGGCTCGTCTGGAACTCGCTCTCGACGGCGCCGGCGGTGACCCCCGCGAGCGGCCGTTCGGCGGCGAGGCGTTCGAGCGCCGCCTCCATCGGTTCGAGTTCGCGGTCCCCCTGTGCGCCCGCGTCGACGGTCGACTCGGCCGCGAAGTCGTCCGGGTCCACCTCGACGAGTTCGATCCCGACACTCTCGGCCGCCAGCGTCGCCAGCCCCGTCTCGGGGACGTGGTACATGTACGAGTCCTCGCCCGGGTGGACGGTGAGAAGTCGCCCGACCGGCAGGTCCGACTCCAGGGCGCGGTACAGCGCCCACGAGGAGTCCTTCCCGCCGGAGAACAGCGACACCCAGATCGGCTCGCCCGCACTCGTCTCGTCTGTCACGGCGAGCGGTTCGCGACCGGCGCGTAAGTCCCTGACGGAGCCGTCCGTGGCGGTCCGCGTCCGTAACACCGGGTCGCGACACGGCGAGTGCCGCGGATCGGCACGACGAGGTAGCGGAGCGACGACGGGCTGGCCGTCGCGGCGAACGCACGGTTTACCAGCGGACGGCGACTAGCCGTGGGCGATGGCGACCGCAGACGGGACCTGGCGGTACCGCGACCGGTTCGGCGACAGCTTCGGCCGCACGTACTTCCGGCGGTTCGGCCCCGGTGTGGTCTCCAGTCTCGGCGTCGGGACCTACCTCGGGGCGCCGACGGCCGCCGTCGACGACGCCTACCGAGAGGTGCTGACGACGGCGCTCGACGCCGGCGTGAACCTGATCGACACCGCCGTGAACTACCGCGCGGGTCGCAGTGAGCGCGTCGTCGGCGACGCACTCGAGGCCAGCGACACCCCGAGAGAGGCGGTCGTCGTCGCGACGAAGGGCGGGTTCGTCCCGTTCGACGGCGAGCGGCCCGACGACCCCGCCGGGTACGTCCGCGAGCGGTTCCTCGACACCGGACTGCTCGCGGGCGAGGACCTCGCCCGCGGGAGTCACGCGATCGCGCCCGACTTCCTCGACGCGATGCTCGACCGCTCACTCGACCGGCTCGATCTCGACACCGTCGACTGCTACTACGTCCACAACCCGGAGACGCAGCTCGCAGTTCGGGACCGGGCGGCGGTGTACGACCGGCTCGAAGCGGCGTTCGAACTCCTCGAACGGCGGCGTGCGGCGGGTGACCTGGGTCGGTACGGCGTGGCGACGTGGGACGCACTCCGCGTCCCGCGAGATCACGACGCCCACCTCGACTTGGGCGAGATTCGCGCGCGTGCCGAGCGGGCGGCGGACACGGTCGGCGTCGACGACCACGGGTTCGCGGCGGTGCAACTCCCGTTCAACGTCCGGATGGCGGACGCGTTCACCGTCCGGAGTCACACCCACGGCGACGAGCGCGTCTCCGCGCTGGAGTTCGCCCACCGCGAGGGGCTGTCCGTGTTCACCAGCGCCAGCGTCGGGCAGGGGGAGTTGGCCGACGAGGAGGCGATTCCGCCGGCCGTCGCCGCAGAACTGGAGGGTGACACCCCCGTCCAGCGGGCGATCAACTTCGCGCGCTCCGCGCCGGCCGTCACTGCGGCGCTGGTCGGGGTTCACGACGTGGCGCACCTCCGCGAGAACGTCGCCGCCGGCACGTTCGACCCGATGGGCGCGAGTCAGTTCGACGACGTGTTCGAGTGAACGCGTCGCTGACGGCGGTGTCGAACGACGAACGCCGTGGTGACCTCCCGGTCAGCCGAGTTCCTTGTACTCGTCGCCACACTCCGGACAGACCCGGACGGTGTACACCTCGTCCGGGTCGTCCTCCGTCGAGAGGTCCGCTCCGCAGGTGCCACACTGCAACCGCTCGTAGTTGTCCTTCTCCAAGTCCCCGTCTCGGAGTCCCCGCCGGACACTCTTCATGCGTCCCGGTTGGCGGCGACCGCTGATAAACTCCCCGTCGGGTGGTGGTGTCGGCGGTCGGGTCGTAGCGAGTGACAGTGCAGGAGATGAGACTATAGATTGGCTTTTCAGGAAATACAAGCGTGTTTGGGCGCATAGACAAGTCAATTTGAGTCCAGAAATCGGTCGCTATGTCGATTTGATAGGCAGAGTCCTACGCCACCGCCGTGATTAGCGAGATGCTGCTCCTTGTCTACCCGAGCAGAAAGGTGAGGATTGACAGCAGTAACGCAGGGAAGATCGATCTCAGCAACGGCGACACCGGTATGACCTTTGACGAGGCCAGAGATATTTCGGCGCAGAACCAAGGCTACGCGTCAGCTGAAACAGCAGCAGACTCAGACAACTCCAAAATACAACCATTCCAACACTTCATAACTCAACTAGAATTCAACAGCAAGGATAATATAAGACGAGCGACTGATCCGGTTTCAACCGGAGGATTGAACTGAAAACTCATCAGCTATGGGTGAGGTTCTCCATCCTCCACAGCTAATTCTTCAAAGTCCTCCTTTGTGAGATTGGTTTGTGTTACTGATTGTAGTCCGTTTTCGTTTACTGAGAATGTGTAATCGAGTCCTCTGCCTCCGTCCCTGTCTTCAAGATTGCCGTTCTGGTAGTCTTGGTGAACTCTCTCGTTTATTCCGGTGATAACCGATGCTGCTTTCCGCGAATAGTTACCCGGAAAATCATAGCCTTGCTGTATGTCTTCGGTTGAGGTCACCCATCCGCCTGAATGGTTGTCAAGGAAGCTGTCGTACATCACAGCGCTTCTGGGATCATCTGGCTGGATCAAGAACGCGCCTCGAAGCTCATCTGCGCCCTCCAAATCATCCTTCTCACCAACCTCCTCATCATTCAAATACAGCACACCATTTCCGTTCTCCAATCCCATACCCGAACCATACAAAATACCAGTCGCAAACTCGCTTTGACGTAGCTGGGCGGCATCCTCGCTCGGATCAAATTTTTCTGGAAAAAGTCCTGCTACAGTTCCTACGTCTGCTGAGGTCCATCTATTAGTATAGTCGTTTGAGATTCTGTCACTAGGATACCTCTTAAAGTGGGGCTCAGTTCCTCCAGTCACTACGTGGTCACCTATCATTATGTCCGGATCTTCACCATCCAACTCGCAGAACAGTGTATGGTAGGCATCCCTGCTAGGCAGGTTCATCGACGAAAGAAGGAGAGGCCCGGTTGCCTCGGTGTTGTCTCTTTCAGGATTGTTCAACGCTCCCAAGTTCTCAACCATTCCGTCGACATCGGTATATCTGGCTGATTGCTGGATTACTTCTTTCATCAACCGCGTCCTGTGATTGTTAAACATGCCTCCCGCGTCCTGCGTTAGTCTGTGCATTCCGTCCCAGACTGTTTGTTCTAGGTCGCGA
This window encodes:
- a CDS encoding diphthine--ammonia ligase produces the protein MTDETSAGEPIWVSLFSGGKDSSWALYRALESDLPVGRLLTVHPGEDSYMYHVPETGLATLAAESVGIELVEVDPDDFAAESTVDAGAQGDRELEPMEAALERLAAERPLAGVTAGAVESEFQTSRIEGMCDRLGIELFAPLWQEDPVALAEAMLDAGFEITILQVAAAGLDESWLGRTLDHEALAELIELREQYGVHPLGEGGEFETFVTDGPHMDREIELTYETEWDGTRGRIVVTDAKLA
- a CDS encoding aldo/keto reductase, whose translation is MATADGTWRYRDRFGDSFGRTYFRRFGPGVVSSLGVGTYLGAPTAAVDDAYREVLTTALDAGVNLIDTAVNYRAGRSERVVGDALEASDTPREAVVVATKGGFVPFDGERPDDPAGYVRERFLDTGLLAGEDLARGSHAIAPDFLDAMLDRSLDRLDLDTVDCYYVHNPETQLAVRDRAAVYDRLEAAFELLERRRAAGDLGRYGVATWDALRVPRDHDAHLDLGEIRARAERAADTVGVDDHGFAAVQLPFNVRMADAFTVRSHTHGDERVSALEFAHREGLSVFTSASVGQGELADEEAIPPAVAAELEGDTPVQRAINFARSAPAVTAALVGVHDVAHLRENVAAGTFDPMGASQFDDVFE
- a CDS encoding HVO_0758 family zinc finger protein, yielding MKSVRRGLRDGDLEKDNYERLQCGTCGADLSTEDDPDEVYTVRVCPECGDEYKELG